The Montipora capricornis isolate CH-2021 chromosome 6, ASM3666992v2, whole genome shotgun sequence genome has a window encoding:
- the LOC138053942 gene encoding ribonuclease Y-like, whose amino-acid sequence MNVVKSGLILAQTNAESERSLSVNARIVTQERTLLGERTIVGLRSVKDAVKFYDPENLSPEKIALTDGLLTAVRSAHMHHSQRLDEKEAEKKGKEADEKLKAEEEERRKRDQEKLRKERRSLRDKGERLDKKEQEAMDEMQTADELLSEDTSKLEDALSSGSNVDSQGAKVACLMIETAKSNQAKAKRKLEAVREKQKEVNTNNQKLLEKALPADVSAVPSKKRKSK is encoded by the exons ATGAATG TAGTAAAATCAGGTCTTATTCTGGCGCAAACAAATGCTGAGTCAGAACGAAGTCTGTCAGTGAATGCCCGCATTGTGACACAAGAAAGGACACTTCTTGGAGAGAGGACCATTGTTGGCCTTAGATCTGTGAAAGATGCTGTGAAGTTTTATGATCCTGAAAACCTGAGTCCGGAAAAAATTGCCCTGACAGATGGTCTTCTAACTGCTGTGCGATCTGCGCACATGCATCATAGCCAGAGGCTGGATGAAAAAGAAGCCGAGAAAAAGGGAAAGGAGGCGGATGAGAAATTGAAAGCTGAAGAGGAAGAACGAAGGAAAAGAGACCAGGAGAAGTTAAGAAAAGAGAGAAGATCGTTGAGAGATAAAGGAGAGAGGCTAGACAAGAAGGAGCAGGAGGCAATGGATGAAATGCAAACGGCTGATGAACTACTGTCAGAGGACACAAGTAAGTTGGAGGATGCTCTATCTTCAGGTTCCAATGTTGATTCACAAGGTGCAAAAGTTGCATGTCTCATGATTGAAACGGCCAAATCGAATCAGGCAAAGGCAAAGAGGAAGCTTGAAGCAGTAAGGGAGAAGCAAAAGGAGGTTAACACAAACAATCAGAAGTTGCTGGAGAAAGCTCTACCAGCGGATGTTTCTGCTGTAccatcaaagaaaagaaagtcaaagtaa